Proteins from a genomic interval of Luteibacter pinisoli:
- a CDS encoding TonB-dependent receptor, whose product MQKRIRAKLLPLAIASLIAAPAAFAQETSSTISGRVLDSAGQPVANATVVIVHEPSGTTKTTTTDANGRYAAQGLRVGGPFDVTATKDGTPSARQDNVYLQLGADTSVNLSAGAAANAADATALGAVTVSAVSGQFSSENKGLGTNISQAQLKATPTPSGNIADIARLDPRVNVDHGTGAISANGQNARMNTIKVDGLGVGDPFGLNGTGLPTVGSPVSMDTLDSFNISTANYDVGSDTIGADINAVTKSGTNEFHGSVYYGFKNASSMVGEAGWLNNGADRDYTEFDRNWKAGATVGGPIIKDKLFFFAGYEKEEVTGLSSGAVNGLDPSIATSTNNKVSSTDLQRTIDAARGLGLVPGTLGANGGTLNDKRYIAKLDWNITDGHRMNLAYQRTKEVKPNPQGNGASTIGLSSYWYTVNTDNKNYTLQSFDDWNDVFSSEAKVGYSDYSLNRSVDTQQPQIGVRVNNNVLNTGPTINLGEDQFSHYNAASVKTLTAMWAGTLYLDDHTVKGGFEWERNRIYNLFGRTEFGAYTFGNGINSFANGLYSNYSLYQPAPGYSLNDIAAQWELRRHTFFLQDTWQPTENLSVQFGFRVNKYLTDDKPLYNATFAQRYGFSNANTVNGSQLVEPRLSFNYTFDSDYKTQLRGGVGLFQSDPPTVWMTNPYQNNGINIVTYSYDRQPDGVTCKLGSQLLPCPAFSADPLKQNTSGPGTIPQQAVDTVDKDFKLPSVWKSSIAFDRELPWQGIIASIEYQHLDVQDGIFYQNLNIGNPTGQMPDGRYTYYGCIGGSTPLNGGTGANCTANANLRNGGAVSGNTARLRADNRFAQGVTYLTNTSKGGADTVTLSFTKPMENGWSWSVSATGGHATEVNPGTSSQATSNYSNSAWRNPNEDVASTSNTNIAQRLNASVTWQHNFFGDYATTISAFYDGHSGVPYSWVFGNDANGDSYSKDLAYIPTRNDGTVFTTTTGAAASQALVNQFYDYIQNDSNLRKNQGKVARRNDAVSAWVNQLDLGLSQEIPGIFKGNKGEIRLDIYNFLNLVNKDWGQQSYVGFPYTRTLANFGGVNAQGEYIYQLPTDSQGNYAPGSKAVYDAPTDNSATKLNPVSRWSATLTVRYTF is encoded by the coding sequence ATGCAGAAGCGTATCCGCGCCAAACTCCTGCCGTTGGCCATTGCGTCGCTTATCGCCGCGCCTGCCGCCTTCGCCCAGGAAACGTCGTCGACGATCAGCGGCCGTGTCCTTGATAGCGCCGGCCAGCCGGTCGCCAACGCCACCGTCGTCATCGTCCACGAGCCGTCGGGCACCACCAAGACGACGACCACGGACGCCAACGGCCGTTACGCGGCCCAGGGCCTGCGCGTCGGCGGTCCGTTCGACGTGACCGCGACCAAGGACGGCACGCCGTCTGCCCGCCAGGACAACGTCTACCTGCAGCTGGGTGCCGATACCTCGGTGAACCTGAGCGCCGGCGCCGCGGCCAATGCCGCTGATGCCACCGCGCTGGGCGCCGTGACGGTGTCCGCTGTGTCGGGCCAGTTCTCGTCGGAGAACAAGGGCCTGGGCACCAACATTTCGCAGGCGCAGCTGAAGGCCACGCCGACCCCCAGCGGCAACATCGCTGACATCGCCCGCCTCGACCCGCGCGTCAACGTCGACCACGGCACCGGCGCCATCTCGGCCAACGGCCAGAACGCCCGCATGAACACCATCAAGGTCGACGGCCTTGGCGTGGGCGACCCGTTCGGCCTGAACGGCACCGGCCTGCCGACCGTCGGCTCGCCGGTCTCGATGGACACGCTGGATTCGTTCAACATCTCGACCGCCAACTACGACGTCGGCTCCGACACCATCGGTGCGGACATCAACGCCGTCACCAAGTCGGGTACCAACGAGTTCCACGGCTCGGTGTACTACGGCTTCAAGAATGCCTCCAGCATGGTCGGCGAAGCCGGCTGGCTCAACAACGGCGCTGACCGCGACTACACCGAGTTCGACCGTAACTGGAAGGCCGGTGCCACCGTCGGCGGCCCGATCATCAAGGACAAGCTGTTCTTCTTCGCCGGTTACGAGAAGGAAGAAGTGACCGGCCTGAGCTCGGGCGCCGTCAACGGCCTCGACCCGTCGATCGCCACGTCGACCAACAACAAGGTCTCGTCGACCGACCTGCAGCGCACCATCGATGCCGCGCGCGGCCTCGGCCTGGTCCCGGGTACGCTGGGCGCGAATGGCGGCACGCTGAACGACAAGCGTTACATCGCCAAGCTCGACTGGAATATCACCGACGGCCACCGCATGAACCTTGCGTACCAGCGTACCAAGGAAGTGAAGCCCAACCCGCAGGGTAACGGCGCCTCGACGATCGGCCTGTCCAGCTACTGGTACACCGTCAACACCGACAACAAGAACTACACGCTGCAGTCGTTCGACGACTGGAACGACGTGTTCTCGTCGGAAGCCAAGGTCGGCTACAGCGATTACTCGCTGAACCGTTCGGTGGACACGCAGCAGCCGCAGATCGGCGTGCGCGTGAACAACAATGTCTTGAACACCGGCCCGACGATCAACCTGGGCGAAGACCAGTTCTCGCATTACAACGCGGCATCGGTGAAGACGCTGACCGCGATGTGGGCCGGCACGCTGTACCTCGACGACCACACCGTCAAGGGTGGCTTCGAGTGGGAGCGTAACCGCATCTACAACCTGTTCGGCCGCACCGAGTTCGGCGCGTACACCTTCGGCAACGGCATCAACAGCTTTGCCAATGGCCTGTACAGCAACTACTCGCTGTACCAGCCGGCACCGGGTTACAGCCTGAACGACATCGCTGCCCAGTGGGAGCTGCGTCGCCACACGTTCTTCCTGCAGGACACCTGGCAGCCGACCGAGAATCTCTCGGTGCAGTTCGGCTTCCGCGTCAACAAGTACCTCACTGACGACAAGCCGCTGTACAACGCGACGTTCGCGCAGCGTTATGGCTTCAGCAACGCCAATACCGTCAACGGTAGCCAGCTGGTCGAGCCGCGCCTGTCGTTCAACTACACCTTCGACAGCGATTACAAGACCCAGCTGCGTGGTGGCGTTGGCCTCTTCCAGTCCGATCCGCCGACCGTGTGGATGACGAACCCGTACCAGAACAACGGTATCAACATCGTCACCTACTCGTACGACCGCCAGCCGGACGGCGTCACCTGCAAGCTGGGCTCCCAGCTGCTGCCGTGCCCCGCGTTCAGCGCCGATCCGCTCAAGCAGAACACCAGCGGCCCGGGCACCATCCCGCAGCAGGCAGTGGATACCGTCGACAAGGACTTCAAGCTCCCGAGCGTGTGGAAGTCGTCGATCGCGTTTGATCGTGAGCTGCCGTGGCAGGGCATCATCGCCAGCATCGAGTACCAGCATCTCGACGTGCAGGACGGTATCTTCTACCAGAACCTGAATATCGGTAATCCGACCGGCCAGATGCCGGACGGTCGCTACACGTACTACGGCTGCATCGGCGGCTCGACCCCGCTGAACGGCGGCACCGGCGCAAACTGCACAGCCAATGCCAACCTGCGTAACGGCGGTGCCGTTAGCGGTAACACGGCCCGCCTTCGTGCCGATAACCGCTTTGCCCAGGGCGTCACCTACCTGACCAACACCTCGAAGGGTGGTGCGGACACGGTGACCCTGTCGTTCACCAAGCCGATGGAAAATGGCTGGTCGTGGAGCGTGTCGGCCACCGGCGGCCACGCCACCGAAGTGAACCCGGGCACCTCCAGCCAGGCAACCTCGAACTACTCGAACAGCGCGTGGCGGAACCCGAACGAAGACGTCGCTTCCACGTCCAACACCAACATCGCGCAGCGCCTGAACGCGTCGGTGACGTGGCAGCACAACTTCTTCGGCGACTACGCCACCACGATCAGCGCCTTCTACGACGGCCATTCGGGCGTGCCGTATAGCTGGGTGTTCGGTAACGACGCCAATGGTGACTCGTACTCGAAGGATCTGGCCTACATCCCGACCCGCAACGACGGCACGGTGTTCACCACCACGACCGGCGCGGCGGCTTCGCAGGCGCTCGTCAACCAGTTCTACGACTACATCCAGAACGACAGCAACCTGCGCAAGAACCAGGGCAAGGTGGCTCGCCGCAACGACGCGGTCTCGGCCTGGGTCAACCAGCTCGACCTCGGCCTGAGCCAGGAAATCCCGGGCATCTTCAAGGGCAACAAGGGCGAGATCCGTCTCGACATCTATAACTTCCTGAACCTGGTCAACAAGGACTGGGGCCAGCAGTCGTATGTTGGCTTCCCGTACACCCGCACGCTGGCCAACTTCGGTGGCGTGAACGCCCAGGGCGAGTACATCTACCAGCTGCCGACCGACTCGCAGGGCAATTACGCCCCGGGTTCGAAGGCTGTCTACGATGCCCCGACCGACAACAGCGCGACCAAGCTGAACCCGGTCTCGCGTTGGT